A genomic stretch from Gopherus flavomarginatus isolate rGopFla2 chromosome 3, rGopFla2.mat.asm, whole genome shotgun sequence includes:
- the TLX2 gene encoding T-cell leukemia homeobox protein 2, which translates to MEPSGLEQEGAGQTHPPHEPISFGIDQILSSPEPGSCLGPARPAGEPDYALYGSGCGGAYNPACSLGSHSLSRSMSVAPGGPAGGVIRVPAHRPLPPPAPAAPAAPPQPGVPGLPSLTFPWMESSRRLAKDRLSAALSPFAVTRRIGHPYQNRTPPKRKKPRTSFSRVQICELEKRFHRQKYLASAERATLAKALKMTDAQVKTWFQNRRTKWRRQTAEEREAERQQASRLMLHLQQEAFQKSLSQPLPQDPLCMHNSSLCALQNLQPWAEDRKVTSVSGVASVV; encoded by the exons ATGGAGCCctcggggctggagcaggagggcGCGGGCCAGACCCACCCGCCCCACGAGCCCATCAGCTTCGGCATCGACCAGATCCTGAGCAGCCCGGAGCCGGGCAGCTGCTTGGGGCCGGCCCGCCCGGCGGGGGAGCCGGACTACGCGCTCTACGGGAGCGGCTGCGGCGGCGCCTACAACCCCGCCTGCTCACTGGGCTCCCACAGCCTCAGCCGGAGCATGAGCGTGGCCCCGGGGGGCCCCGCGGGAGGGGTGATCCGGGTGCCGGCGCACAGACCCCTGCCTCCCCCCGCGCCGGCGGCGCCCGCAGCTCCCCCGCAGCCGGGGGTCCCCGGCCTCCCCAGCCTCACCTTCCCCTGGATGGAGAGCAGCAGGCGGCTCGCCAAAGACCGGCTTTCAG CTGCCCTGTCCCCGTTCGCGGTGACGCGGCGCATTGGGCACCCCTACCAGAACCGCACCCCCCCCAAGAGGAAGAAGCCGCGCACCTCCTTCAGCCGAGTGCAGATCTGTGAgctggagaagcgcttccaccgGCAGAAGTACCTGGCCTCGGCTGAGCGGGCCACCCTGGCCAAGGCCCTCAAGATGACGGACGCCCAGGTGAAGACCTGGTTCCAGAACCGCCGCACCAAATGGAG GAGACAGACGGCCGAGGAGCGGGAGGCCGAGCGCCAGCAGGCCAGCCGGCTGATGTTGCACCTGCAGCAGGAGGCCTTCCAGAAGAGCCTGAGCCAGCCGCTGCCGCAGGACCCGCTCTGCATGCACAACTCCTCCCTCTGCGCCCTGCAGAACCTGCAGCCCTGGGCCGAGGACAGGAAGGTCACGTCCGTCTCAGGGGTGGCATCTGTGGTGTGA